The following is a genomic window from Thioclava electrotropha.
ATCAGCCGGAAGCCCATCTGGCGCAGCTCCTCCATCGCATCGGAGAGGTTCTTCACCCGCAGATAGGGCTGACGCTCCAGCGCGCCGGAGGCGGTTTTCGCAAGCGCACCGGTCTCGGGTGCCGAATGGCGATGCGGCGCGATCACGGCCGCCGCGCCGAAGACTTCGGCCGAGCGCAGGATCGCGCCCACGTTATGGGGATCGGTCACCCGGTCGAGCAGCACCACGCGGCGCGCATCGTAGCAGACATCCTTCAGCGCGCCCCAATCGAGCGGCTTCACCTCGAGCGCCGCGCCCTGGTGAACGGAATCGGTCGAGATCGGCACGAATTTGTCGAACTTCCGCACATCGACGATCTCAGGCTCCATGCCAGAGGCCGCGATCGCCTCGGCCAGCTTGTCGGCGGCGTTCTTGGAGCAAACCAGCCGCAGCCGCTCGCGCATCGGGTTTTGCAGCGCGTCGCGCACCGCATGAAGGCCGAAGAGCCACACGGTTTCGGCGGCCGCAGCGCGCTTGGCACGTTCCTTTTCGATCACCCAGACTGGCTTTTTCATCGCGGGTCTCCTTTGGCCCCTACCTGCGCGGAATGGCCTCGTTTGGCAAGCTCTGATCCGGAGGGCAATTTTTCGGCAAACTCTCTCTGACGCCTCCCGCCCCCTTTTGTATCTCCCGCCCAGCGTCGGGTGACGTGCTGCAAGGTGCGGCAGCGGACTGTAACTCCGCCGGGGCGACCCACGCCTGGTTCGATTCCAGGGTCACCCACCACTTCCCCCTCTCAGGAACTGGTGACACGCGGCTCCCACGGGGGCCCGCTGCGTCGAATAGCGCGCCTTCGCTGCGCCGTTTACTGCAGCACCGCCTTGCGGTTGAACCGCGCCTCTTCCGAGCTGCCGTCATCATAGATCAGCTTCACCCGCACCTCGGAGACCGAGCCCTGCGGCTGGCTGACATAGACATTATCGCCCGAGATCGCGTTGGGCTGGGCCGTGCCCTCGTGGCACTTCTCCATCTTGAACGACTTGCTCGGCGGCGCGCCGTTGAAGCCATAGCGAATCTCGCTCAGCCCGCAGCGCCACGCCAGAAGATGGGTAAAATAGACCAGATCCTTTCCGCCATATTCCCGGATCGCGACCCAAGAATCGCGGGTCATGCCGAGAATCGGGCGTACTTCGGCGGCGGTGGTGAAATTCTGCGCGCTCACCGGGCCGCTCGACACGAGGCCACACAGCGCCAACGCAGTTAACTTGCTTATCCGTATCACCTTTTACCCCTGAACTTTCTCGCTATACTGCACCAAACCCTCCGACAGGCGGCAGTATGGCGGCGACCCCCCGGACTTCACAACCCTATAACATCTTCTGTGTTGCACAGGCGGGACGGCTGGAATTCGAGGCAATTCTTTTCGCGCTGAGCTTTCGCGCGGCCAATCCGGAGTTCAAAGGGCGCCTGCTGATAGCCGAACCGCAGCCCGGGCCGCGCTGGTCCGACGAGACGCGGATTTCCGGTCCGGTGCGCGCGCTGCTAGAAGACGCGGGCGCGGAAATCGTGCCCTTCGAGTCGAAGGTCTTCGGCCAGTCCTATCCCTATGGCAACAAGATCGAAGCGCTCGCCGCCTTGCCCGAAGGCGAGCCCTTCGTCTTTTTCGACACCGATACGGTCTTCACCGGACCGCTGTCGCAGGTGGGCTTCGATTTCGACCGCCCCTCGGCGTCGATGCGGCGCACCGGCACATGGCCCGAGCCGCCGCTATATGGGCCGGGCTACGCGGGCATCTGGAAATCACTCTACGACAAGTTCAGGCTGGACGGGTTCGAGGAGACGCTCGATCTGAGCCAGCCAGACGAATACTGGCGGCGCTACATGTATTTCAACGCGGGCTGGTTCTTCGGCGCCGACCCGGTCGAATTCGGCGCGCGCTTCCTGCGTTACGCCCGCGAGATCCGCGACGATGCCCCCGATGAACTGGCCTGCCAGTCGCTCGACCCGTGGCTCGATCAGGTGGCGCTGCCGTTGGTGATCCATTCCTTCGGCGGCGGGCGTCCGGGGCCGGAGCTCGATGGGCTCGACGGCGAGATCACCTGCCATTACCGCGCCCTGCCGCTGATGTATGCGCGCGAAAACGACACCGTGATCGACACGGTCGAGGCGCTGACAGCCCCGAACAAGATCAAGAAGGTGCTGAAGGCCTACGAGCCTGCGAAGAAGCTGATCTATCAGGGCAAGGGCCGCAAACTGCGCGCGATCATCGCCGAGGAAGGGATGCCGCGGCACGAGAAGGCGCTGCGCAACCGGATCAAGCGCGCGAAGCTCTGGATGCGCTGAGCCGCGCTCTCATTACCGAAAACGAATGTGTTTGTCGGCTCTCTTTCGCGCAGCTAACGTCTCGGCAAGAGAAGAGGAGCCCCAAACCATGTCCGATTACGCTTTCGACACCCTGCAAATTCACGCCGCCGCCGAGCCCGATCCCGCGACCGGCGCGGTGCAGGTGCCGATCTACCAGACCACATCCTACGCCTTCAAAGACGCCGACCACGCGGCGCGGCTGTTCAACCTCGAAGAAGTGGGCTTCATCTATTCGCGCCTGACCAACCCGACGGTGATGAAACTGGCCGAACGTGTCGCGGCGCTGGAAGGTGCCGCGGGCGGGGTCACCTGTTCCTCGGGCCACGCGGCGCAGATCATGGCGCTCTTCCCGCTGATGGGACCGGGGCTCAACATCGTGGCCTCGACGCGGCTCTATGGCGGCTCGATCACCCAGTTCAGCCACACGATCAAACGCTTCGGCTGGTCCTGCACCTTCGTCGATTTCGACGATCTCGACGCGCTGGAAGCGGCGGTGGACGAGAACACCCGCGCGATCTTCTGTGAGTCGATCTCGAACCCGGGCGGCTACATCACCGACCTTCCGGCGGTGGCGAAAGTCGCCGACAAGGTCGGCCTGCCGCTGATCGTCGACAACACGCTGGCCACCCCATACCTGTGCCGCCCGATCGAGCATGGCGCGACGCTCGTCGTCCACTCGCTTACGAAATACATGACCGGCAACGGCACCGTCACCGGCGGCTGTGTCGTCGATAGCGGCAAGTTCGACTGGTCGGCGTCGGGCAAGTTCCCCTCGCTGAGCGAACCCGAACCCGCCTATCACGGGCTGAAATTCCACGAGGCGCTGGGGCCGATGGCCTTCACCTTCCACTCGATCGCGGTGGGTCTGCGCGATCTCGGCATGACGATGAACCCGCAAGGCGCGCATTACACGCTGATGGGGATCGAGACGCTGAGCCTGCGGATGGACAAGCACAACGCCAATGCGAAAGCCGTGGCCGAATGGCTCGAGAAGGATCCGCGCATCGACTACGTGACCTATGCCGGGCTGGAAAGCTCGCCCTGGCACGAGCGGATGAAGACCATCTCGCCGAAAGGTGCAGGCGGGCTGTTCACCGTCGCGGTGAAGGGCGGCTACGACGCATGTGTGAAGCTGGTGAACAACCTCAAACTGTTCAGCCATGTCGCGAATTTGGGGGATGCGCGCTCGCTGATCATCCACTCCGCTTCGACCACGCACCGCCAGTTGACCGAGGCGCAGCAAATCGCCGCAGGGGCCGCGCCGAACGTGGTGCGCCTGTCGATCGGCATCGAGAATGTCGACGATCTGATCGCCGATCTCGATCAGGCGCTGAGCGCCGCAACCAGCTGATAACAAACATGGCGCGCCGCGAAACCGGCGCGCCATTCAAACCACTTCTCATTGCATTTCGAACATTTCTTCCGGCGCTCGCTGCGGCTGCGCCGTCGAAACAGTGGAAAACCGGCAATTGCCCGCTCCGCCCCGGTCGCGACGCTTTTCAGAAGATCGAATCTCCTTTACGAAGATGTGAAGAGTTGGACCGGACCGCTCCGAGGCGCGCGCAGTACCCATGAAACCCGATTTTGCATTGATCCTCTCGCATGATGGCATCGCTCTGGTGCACCGCGCGAAAGAGGGCTGGACGCTTCTGGGCGAGGCCGCGCTCGAAGGCGATGACCCGATGGCCGAGGTCGCAGCCCTGCGCGACAAGGCACGGGCGCAGGCCCCGCGCGGCTTCACCTCGAAGCTCGTGCTGCCGGATTCGCAGATCCTCTACACCGCGATCTATGCGCCCGGACCGAGCCCCGCGCAGCGCAAGACCCAGATCGAGACCGCGCTGGAGGGCATGACGCCCTACCCGGTCAGCGAGTTGGTCTATGATTTCGCGGGCCCCGGCCAGACAGTGCAGGTCGCCGTGATCGCGCGCGAGACGCTGAAGGAAGCCGAAAGCTTCGCGCAGGAGAACGGTTTCAACCCGGTCAGCTTCGTGGCCGCCCCCGAGCCCGGCGATTTTCCCGGGGAGCCGCATTTTGGCCTGACCTCTTCGGTCGCGCAGCACATCCCCGAAGGCGCGCATGTCGAGCCCGACAAATCCGCGCTGATCGTGGCCGTCGACCTGTCCGAGGAGGCGACCGAGGCGTCGGCGGAAACCGTGATGCCGGAGACCTCTCCTGCTGAGGCGGACGCAGCCGACGCTCAAAGCGACATCACCGAGCTTGCCGACGATAGCGCGGTCTCGGAAACCGAACTGGCTGAATTGAGTGCCTTGGACCAACCGACGGAGGTGGCTTCGGCGGAGGAACCCGAGCCCACCCTGCCGGAAGAGCCGGGCGAATTCTCCGATCTGCTCGCGGCCTCTGAGGCTGAAACGGATACGCAAGATACGGATGCGCCCGAGGCCCTGAGCGACGACACGCCCGGCGCGGAAAGCCCCGCCGCCAAGGCAGCCGAAGCGGTCGCGGCTGGAGAAGTCGCCCCCGAGGAAACCGAAGCGACGGAGGCGGTCGAATTCGCCGCGACCGAGCCGAATGATACGGCCATTGATGACGCCGAGGATGGCGTTGAGCCCTCGGACGCATCGCTGACCGCCGCAGGCCTTGCCGCCACCCCTGCCGTGCCCGACGCCGCAGAGCCCGACGCAACGCCCAAGGAAGCGAGCTCCAGCACGGAGGACGAAGGCCACGATACGGCCGAGGATGACGACGACGATCTGCCGAAATCCGATGCGAGCGTAATCGCCGCCGCTTTCGCCTCGCGCCGGGATCACACGACCACCGTGACCGTGAACGAGACGCCCCCGCGGCTCGGCGGAGCCACCCGGCTCCACCCTCAGCCCGATCGCAGCAAGATCGCCTCGGGCAGCGCCAAAATCACGGCGCCGACCCTCGATTTCGACGAGCCCGATCCGCGTTTTGAGCCGAAGGCGGCTCCGAAAGCCGGAGCGAAAGGGGCCAAACCCCTGGGTGCCGTGGCACGCAAGAGTATCGGCGGCACGGGCGCGCTTGGCGCGAAACCCGCAACCTCGCTGTTGCGCAAGGAGGCGAAGGACGGGCCGGACGCGAGCACCGCGACTCCGGCACCCATCTTCGAGAGCGCGCAGGACAAAACCGTTTTCGGCGGCACCAAGCGGCCCACGACCGGCGGCAAGCCGCGCCATCTGGGGCTGATGCTCACAGGTGCGCTGGTGCTGGTTCTGGCGATCATCGCGCTCTGGACCACCCTGCTCGACGACCCCGCTCCCGTCGATGCACCGGCGGACGCCATCGCCGAAGCGCCTGCCCCGGATGCGAATGACGCACCCGAGCAGACCGCACTCGCACCGGCTACGCCCGACACGACCGCCGCTCCCGAAGTCGCGGAGCCGGACTCGCAGGCGCAAGCCGACGCGGCACCCGAACAGCCTGCCCCCGAGAGCGATCAGGTAGCCGCGCTCGCCCCTGCCGATGAGCAGCCAGCCCCAGCCGCGCAAAGCGACGAAGGCGCCACGTCCGCGACCGACGACACCGCGGCGACGGACGAGGCGACGCCCGCCGAGACCGGCACCGAGACGGCTGCAACCGAGCAGCCTACCGATGCGCAGCCAGCCGATAAGGCCACGGCAGACCAACCCGCAGATGCTCAGCCGACCGCTCCCGACGCAGCGGCAGACACGCCCCCTGACACCGCACCGGTTTCGCAGGCAGAGGCGGCGGACAGCACCGTGGACACCCAAGCGGACCCCGCTATCAGCGAAACGGCAACCAGCGACGCCCCGCAGAGCGACGCGACCGAGCCCTCGGCGACCGAGGCGCAAACCGCGACAACCGAGACGCAGCCCTCCGACCTGCCGGCCTTCACCGCGACGCCGCTCGATCCGCCAAGCGCCGAGACGCTGACGCCGGACGCCCCGCCCGTCACACCGACGGAGGACGGGGTCGAGATGCCGGGCGGCTTCACGCTGTTCGCGGGCGAACCCGACGTCACACCGGGCTCCCGCCCCGAGGCGGTCGCGCAAGCCTATGCGCAGACGCAACCGGTCACGCCGGAAGGCACGCTGGGCGCGATCCCGTCGCTCTCGGGCTTCCGCCCGGCCAGCCGCCCCGAGGACCTCACCGGTGAGGCCCCCGCGCCGGAGCAGACCGATCCCGCCGCGCAGGCCGATCCGAACGATCAGGGCGCGCTCGACCCGGCGCTGCAGCCCAACCCCGAACTCCAGACCACGCGCCCGACGGCCCGGCCCGACGCCGTGACCGAGCTCGCCTCGACGCAGGCCCCCGCTTCGGAATCCGCCGCGGTCGCGAACCCCGAACTCGCCGCGCTGCGCCCGGAGCGTCGCCCGACCTCGATCCAGGACGCGGTCGCCGCAGCGGTGCAGGCGCAAGACGACGCGGTCGCCGAGAACACCGATCCCTTCGCCGGCGCGACCGCTCTGGCCGTGGCGCGCTCCGCTCCCCCGCCGACCAAACCGCGAAATTTCTCGCGCTCGGTCGAGAACGCACTGGCCGCCGCGATAGCCGCCGAGCCCGCCCCGTCGGTTGCCGCAGCGGCTGCGCGCGCCCCCGTCGCGACGCCCGTACCCGACCCGAGGCCCGCCGATCTCGATGAGCCCGAGCCCACCGCCGCGCCACCGCGCCTGCCGACCTCGGCCTCCGTCGCCCGTCAGGCGACCGAGGAGAACGTGATCAACCTGCGCAAGATCAACCTGATCGGGCTTTATGGCTCGTCCTCGAACCGGCGCGCGCTGGTGCGGCTCTCGAATGGGCGTTTCGTGAAAGTGGGCGTGGGTGACCGGCTGGATGGCGGGCGCGTGACGCAGATCGGCTCCAACGCGCTGACCTACAAGAAAGGGTCGCGCAACCTGACGCTGAAGCTGCTGCAAGGCGGCTAACCGCGCCCGGCGCAACCATTCTTTCCCCTGCGCCCTTGCGCACCGCCCGCGCCGGACTACGCTGGGGAATAGCCGCGTCGCGCGCCTTCCCCGCGCATCGCTCAAGGATGTAAGCCGCCGATGGAAAGCTTTCTGTTCCAAGCCACGTTCTACCTGCTCGCGATGGTCATCGCGGTGCCGCTGGCCACGCGTGCGGGCCTCGGCTCGGTGCTGGGCTACCTGATCGCGGGCATCCTGATCGGCCCCGCCACGGGCCTCTCCGGCGCGGAAATGACCGACCTCCAGCATTTCGCGGAGTTCGGCGTGGTGATGATGCTGTTCCTCATCGGGCTGGAACTGGAGCCGCGCGCGCTTTGGGCAATGCGCGACAAGCTGATCGGCCTTGGCGGGTTGCAGGTGCTGGTCACCATGGTGCTGGTGACGGCGATCGTCATGGCGATGGGCGAGGATTTCCGCGTCTCGCTGGCGATCGGGATGACGCTGTCGCTGTCCTCGACCGCGATCGTGCTGCAGACGCTGAATGAAAAGCGGCTGATGCAGACGGCGGGCGGGCGGTCCTCGTTTGCGGTGCTGCTGACGCAGGATATCGCGGTGATCCCGATGCTGGCGCTGATGCCGCTTCTGGCCCTGCCCGGCGCGCGCGCGGTGGCCAAGGCGGGGCACGGCGATCACGTCGTGGCGCGCCTCATCGACTCTCTGCCCGCCTGGGGCGTCACGGTGATCACGCTGGCCGCCGTCGCCCTCACCGTCTTGATGGGGCACTACCTCGTGCGCCCGCTCTTCCGCTTCGTTCAAGGGGCGCGGCTGCGCGAGGTGAATACCGCGATGGCCCTGCTGATCGTGGTGGGCATTGCGAGCCTGATGAACCTCGTGGGGCTCTCGCCCGCGCTCGGCACCTTCCTCGCCGGTGTCGTGCTGGCCGATAGCGAGTTCAAGCACGAGATGGAATCCGACATCGAGCCCTTCAAAGGGCTGTTGATGGGGCTGTTCTTCATCACCGTGGGCGCGGGCATCAATTTCGACGTCATTATCGCGCAACCCGCCAATATCTTCGCGCTGGTCTTCCTGCTGGTCGCCCTGAAATCGGCGGTGCTTTACGGCCTCTCGGTGCTGTTCAAAATCCGCGGGCCGGATCGCTCGCTGTTCACGCTGAGCCTCGCACAAGCGGGGGAATTCGGCTTCGTGCTGGTCTCCTTCGCGGTGGGGCAACGCATCCTGCCCAACGCCTTGGCCGAGAAGCTTCTGGTGGTGATCGCGCTGTCGATGCTGATCACGCCCTTGCTGTTCATCCTGCACGAGCAGATCGGGTTGCGGCTGCGCAAGCCCCCCGGCCCGGACCCCGACGCGATCGACGAGCAGCAGACGATCATCATCGCCGGCGTTGGTCGCTTCGGTCAGGTCGTGAACCGTCTGGTGACGATGTCGGGAATGCGGACGACGGTTCTGGACGCCGACCTCAAGACGATCCAGCTGATGCGGACCTTCGGCTTCAAGGGCTATTTCGGCGACCCGACGCGACCTGATCTGCTCGCCGCTGCCGGGATCAATCAGGCGCGTGTGCTGGTGGTGGCGCTGGACGGGCGCGAGAACACCACGAAACTGGTGGCCTATGCCCGCCGGATCCGGCCCGATCTGCATATCGTCGCACGCGCCCGCGACCGGACGCATGTGTTCGACCTGTATCGTGCAGGCGCGAATGACATCGTGCGCGAGATGTTCG
Proteins encoded in this region:
- a CDS encoding O-acetylhomoserine aminocarboxypropyltransferase/cysteine synthase family protein: MSDYAFDTLQIHAAAEPDPATGAVQVPIYQTTSYAFKDADHAARLFNLEEVGFIYSRLTNPTVMKLAERVAALEGAAGGVTCSSGHAAQIMALFPLMGPGLNIVASTRLYGGSITQFSHTIKRFGWSCTFVDFDDLDALEAAVDENTRAIFCESISNPGGYITDLPAVAKVADKVGLPLIVDNTLATPYLCRPIEHGATLVVHSLTKYMTGNGTVTGGCVVDSGKFDWSASGKFPSLSEPEPAYHGLKFHEALGPMAFTFHSIAVGLRDLGMTMNPQGAHYTLMGIETLSLRMDKHNANAKAVAEWLEKDPRIDYVTYAGLESSPWHERMKTISPKGAGGLFTVAVKGGYDACVKLVNNLKLFSHVANLGDARSLIIHSASTTHRQLTEAQQIAAGAAPNVVRLSIGIENVDDLIADLDQALSAATS
- a CDS encoding monovalent cation:proton antiporter-2 (CPA2) family protein produces the protein MESFLFQATFYLLAMVIAVPLATRAGLGSVLGYLIAGILIGPATGLSGAEMTDLQHFAEFGVVMMLFLIGLELEPRALWAMRDKLIGLGGLQVLVTMVLVTAIVMAMGEDFRVSLAIGMTLSLSSTAIVLQTLNEKRLMQTAGGRSSFAVLLTQDIAVIPMLALMPLLALPGARAVAKAGHGDHVVARLIDSLPAWGVTVITLAAVALTVLMGHYLVRPLFRFVQGARLREVNTAMALLIVVGIASLMNLVGLSPALGTFLAGVVLADSEFKHEMESDIEPFKGLLMGLFFITVGAGINFDVIIAQPANIFALVFLLVALKSAVLYGLSVLFKIRGPDRSLFTLSLAQAGEFGFVLVSFAVGQRILPNALAEKLLVVIALSMLITPLLFILHEQIGLRLRKPPGPDPDAIDEQQTIIIAGVGRFGQVVNRLVTMSGMRTTVLDADLKTIQLMRTFGFKGYFGDPTRPDLLAAAGINQARVLVVALDGRENTTKLVAYARRIRPDLHIVARARDRTHVFDLYRAGANDIVREMFDSSLRAGRYVLENAGLSAFEASELEKLFFKLDRAAVRDLAQVWKPGVPVEQNPDYIARTKELNAELEAAMMEQFRRRGERDESDREAPGSEKTGPEA
- the rlmB gene encoding 23S rRNA (guanosine(2251)-2'-O)-methyltransferase RlmB, producing the protein MKKPVWVIEKERAKRAAAAETVWLFGLHAVRDALQNPMRERLRLVCSKNAADKLAEAIAASGMEPEIVDVRKFDKFVPISTDSVHQGAALEVKPLDWGALKDVCYDARRVVLLDRVTDPHNVGAILRSAEVFGAAAVIAPHRHSAPETGALAKTASGALERQPYLRVKNLSDAMEELRQMGFRLIGLAGEAKMSLEDGLSEAGMEPVALVLGAEGPGLREKTRETCDRLVRIPFAGEFGSLNVSNAAAVSLYASASR